The genomic interval GCCAAACTTTTCGGGCAAAGATAGTAAAAATTTTTAAGAAACAAACCCGGCGACCCAATTCCCCCCCCCTCAGCACAAAGGGATTCTTCCGCCGAGGCGTCAATCGAAGAAGGCGTCATCGTCGCTCTCCTCCGGACCGACGGCATCCATTTCGTCCTCACAGTCGTAGCGGGGCATCATCGCCGGGCGCACGAACTGGTCCTCGCGAGTGACGCCGAGGCGTCCGTCGTCGTAGACGCGCTTCATGAACTCGCCGATGATCGGCAGGGCCGCCACGCTGCCCTCTCCGCCCGAGATGAAGTGCACCGACTGATCCTCGCCGCCGACCCACGCCCCGGCCACCAGCTTCGGGGCCACGCACATGAACCAGGCGTCGCGGTTCTTGTTCGACGTACCGGTCTTACCGCCGATCTCCATGTCCGTCAGTCCGAACTGCCACTTCAGACGCCCGGCCGTTCCGGCATTGACCACCCCTTCGAGCATCGTCAGCATCGTATAGGCCGTGCGCTCGCTGATGGCATCCTGCGACTGCGGGATGAACGTCGCGATGAGGTTGCCCTGGCGGTCTTCGATACGCGTCACGAAGATCGGATCGGTATGCACGCCCTCGTTGGCGAAGGTCGAGAAGGCGCTCACCATCTCGTAGACGTTCGACTCCGAGGTCCCGAGGCACAACGCCGGGACCGGATCGATATAGCTGCGGATACCCATGTTGTGGATGAAGTCGGCCACGGCTTCGGGCTGCTTGGCCTGCTTCATGATCCACGCCGAGTAGTTGTTGCGACTGCGGGCCAGGCCCCAGCGCAGCGGGTGCAGCACACCGTCGTACTCGACCCGTCCGGCCTCCTTCGGCGACCAGGCCGTGCCGTTGGCCGTCTCGATCGTCGTCGGGAGGTTCGGAACCATTGTACAGGGCGTAAAGCCGAGGTGGTCGATGGCGAACGTATAGATGAAGGGCTTGATCGTCGAACCGATCTGCCGCTTGCCCTGCTTGGCCATGTCGTACTTGAAATAGCGGAAGTTCGGACCGCCGACATACGCCTTGACCGCTCCCGTGCGGGGGTCCATCGCCACCATCGCGGCCCGCATGATGCGCTTGTGGTGGAGGATCGAGTCGCGCGGCGTCATCAGCGTGTCGCGCTCGCCCTTGTAGGTGAAGACCTTCATCGCACAGGGTTTGTCGAACGACGCCGCGATCTCCTTCTCGCTGCATCCGGCATTCTTCATCTCCCGGTAACGGTCCGAATAGCGGATCGCCTGGCGCATGATCCGCTCGCGCTCCGCACGGTCCGTATCGAGGAACAGCACCTTCGTATTGCGGTACTGCGCATCCATCTTGGGCTGGATGACCGTCTCCATCTGCTTCTGGACCGCCTGTTCGGCATAGGCCTGCATCCGCGAGTTGATCGTCGTATAGATCTTCAGGCCGTCGCGGTAGATGTTGTAGGGCGTACCGTCGGCCTTGGTGTTCTTGTGGCACCAGCCGTAGAGCGGATTCTCCTCGTACTCCTTCACCGCCTGGTCGTAGTCCCATTCGTTGTAGAACTGGTTGCGTTTCGGGCGCTCGGCATTCATCACCAGACGCAGCATCTCC from uncultured Alistipes sp. carries:
- a CDS encoding transglycosylase domain-containing protein, coding for MAQRKTSGISPKAIKWIWGVAFAPFALLGILLLLSALGTFGRLPSFEELENPRSNLATEIYSEDGKVIGTFFVQNRSYVQYADLFPADSTLHIRLDGHEVPPIVAALISTEDVRFRSHSGIDIPSLARVAVKTVLLQNTSQGGGSTITQQLAKNLFPRDTARNRGRIARTAKLVTAKLKEWITALKLEYNYTKEEIAAMYLNTVEYGSNAYGIKSAAHTFFNKEPHELNVQEAAVLVGVVNAPTRYSPVRNPDNALARRNLVLARMRESGALTRGQCDSISALPIVLNYKPVSHNEGSATYFREMLRLVMNAERPKRNQFYNEWDYDQAVKEYEENPLYGWCHKNTKADGTPYNIYRDGLKIYTTINSRMQAYAEQAVQKQMETVIQPKMDAQYRNTKVLFLDTDRAERERIMRQAIRYSDRYREMKNAGCSEKEIAASFDKPCAMKVFTYKGERDTLMTPRDSILHHKRIMRAAMVAMDPRTGAVKAYVGGPNFRYFKYDMAKQGKRQIGSTIKPFIYTFAIDHLGFTPCTMVPNLPTTIETANGTAWSPKEAGRVEYDGVLHPLRWGLARSRNNYSAWIMKQAKQPEAVADFIHNMGIRSYIDPVPALCLGTSESNVYEMVSAFSTFANEGVHTDPIFVTRIEDRQGNLIATFIPQSQDAISERTAYTMLTMLEGVVNAGTAGRLKWQFGLTDMEIGGKTGTSNKNRDAWFMCVAPKLVAGAWVGGEDQSVHFISGGEGSVAALPIIGEFMKRVYDDGRLGVTREDQFVRPAMMPRYDCEDEMDAVGPEESDDDAFFD